One region of Pseudoalteromonas sp. R3 genomic DNA includes:
- a CDS encoding LipL32 family surface lipoprotein: MKMKLSGKILPLIALTTLAGCMSTGPHLKSSVSEGVAGIEARLPYANYSNYFGYVDKTVVPEGKYKGKDTYYLYVWVPAAVDEIGVSMISPAVATPGDKDFVHANFKPGMAKDANKFFDTYIVLDRMNIIDSGSIADGGKVLQNLGRNDDSSELPANPSGASYNSLLRKTTSMNNPTEALVRGVYRIGFTSFRSSVEGSFEATIGTNVPGVKIAASLSELDALVNNKL, from the coding sequence ATGAAAATGAAGTTATCCGGAAAGATCCTCCCTCTGATTGCGCTAACCACTCTTGCAGGTTGTATGAGTACTGGTCCACATCTTAAAAGCTCTGTCTCTGAAGGTGTAGCCGGGATTGAAGCGCGTCTTCCTTACGCCAATTACAGCAACTACTTTGGTTATGTTGATAAAACGGTTGTGCCAGAAGGTAAATATAAAGGTAAAGACACTTACTACCTGTATGTTTGGGTGCCTGCTGCAGTCGACGAAATTGGCGTTTCTATGATTTCACCTGCCGTTGCAACACCAGGTGACAAAGACTTTGTTCACGCAAACTTTAAACCAGGTATGGCAAAGGACGCCAATAAGTTTTTTGACACTTATATTGTCCTGGACCGCATGAATATCATCGACAGCGGCAGCATTGCTGACGGCGGGAAAGTATTGCAAAACCTCGGTCGTAATGATGACAGCAGTGAATTGCCAGCGAATCCAAGTGGTGCCAGCTATAACTCACTGTTGCGTAAAACCACCTCGATGAATAATCCGACTGAAGCACTGGTACGTGGTGTATATCGCATCGGCTTTACGTCATTCCGCTCTTCTGTTGAAGGCTCTTTTGAAGCAACCATAGGTACCAATGTTCCTGGTGTGAAAATTGCGGCATCGTTGTCTGAATTAGACGCGCTGGTAAACAATAAGCTGTAA